Sequence from the Janthinobacterium lividum genome:
ATACGATGCTTCATGCGCGATGTCCTTTGTAAGGAAGGAGAATGAACGGAGGCGTAGCGAGGTCGGGGTGGCCGGTCGCGATGGAACAGCCGGGGCGTAAGCATACGCGATTGCCCATTGCGTTTGGACAAATTATTGGGGAGGAATGTTGCTATTTGTCCGCTGGCGCGACCACGGCTTTCATCGCCTGCCAGTGCTGGCTGTTCAAGGGGACGCAGGCGGGGCAGGGCGTGGCGGCGATCAGGCTGCGGATCTGCTGCGCGCGCGCCGCCGTCTGCGGGTGAGAGGAAATCCATCCCGGCACGCTGGCCTTGTCCTTGTCGTCGAGCTTCTGGAAAAAGCGCAGCATGCCGTCGGGACGGATCTGTGCGCGCTGCAAGGCAAGCAAACCCAGGCGGTCCGCCTCTTCCTCCATGTCGCGGCTGAAATACAGGGTGCCGGCCTGGTGCGCCAGCATGGCGGCCACGGCGCTGATGTCGCCGATGGTCACGCCCACCAGGGCGCCCCAGCCCAGGCTGCTGATCATTTGCCGCAGCGAATGGCGTTGCTCCACATGCTGCACTTCATGCGCCAGCACGCCGGCCAGTTCGCCCGGGTCGGCTGCCTGGCGCAGCAAGCCCGTATGCACGACGATGATGCCGCCCGGCATGGCAAACGCGTTGACCGTGTCGTCCTGCTTGACCAGCCAGCGGTACTGGTAGCGCGAACCGGCCGTCAGCTTGCGGCCGATCTCCTGCACCGTCTGCTGCGCCACGCCGCTTTCGCTGATGCCGCCCTGTGCGCGCACTTGTGCCAGGGCCAGTTCGCCCAGCTGCTTTTCCGTCGACAAGGGGATCCACCCCGCCAGCGCGCCGGCGGCATGGCCGCCCTGCCACCACAGCAGGGCGGCGGCGATGATGGTCGCGCCCGTCAAGCCGGCCAGCCAGCCCGATACTTGCCGCCGGTTGCGCTGGCGCTCGCCCCACAAACGCTGCAGTTGCGGCTGCAGCGCGGCCGGCGCTTCGCGCAAGACGGTGGCGATGTCGTCCGCTGTCAGCGGCTTGAGCGAGGCTTGCCGGCCTTGTCCGTCGAGCCAGTTCAGGAACAGTTCCGGTCCGTCGACACCGCCCACGCTGACGACCAGCTGCGTCACATCGACAGTGGAGTCGGGTGCATCGATGGCCAGCTGGCTGCCGAAGAAGTGCGCGCTGACGACCGTGCCGGCGGAGCCGCCATCGGGGCCGGCCAGCAGTGCCTGGAATGGCGTCATGCCACCGCCTCGGCAAAGCGGCTTTCGTACAGGGCCGCCATCAGGTCGGACTGGCTGATGATGCCGGCCAGGCGCTCTTCATCGTCGAGGATGGGAATGTGATGGTAGCCGGCATCGGCCATCAGGGGCACGAGGTCGATGATGGGCGTGCCCAGGCGGGCCGTGTGCGGCGACGGCGTCATCAGCTGGCCCACCACTTCCGGTTTGTCGCTGTGGGACAAGCCGCTGCGCTGCAGCAGGCCGCGCAGTCGCTGGCGCATGCCCTGATAATCGTCGAGGCCGCCGTGGCGCAGGAAATCCGTCTGCGTGATGATGCCGATGACGCGGCGCGCCCGGTTCAGCACGGGCAGGGCGCCCACCTGATGCTCGCGCATGGTGCGCCAGGCAACATCGAGCGGCGTGCCGAATTCCACGCTGAGCACGTCTTTCGACATGATGTCGGCGCAGGTGACGACGCCGAAGCGGCGCTGGTAGGCGCGCATTTCCGTTTGCAGGAAGATGGCTTGCAAGTCGTCGCGGCTGATGTCGAGCACTTCGCTGTGCTGGCGCAGCACGGCATCGAGGTCGTCCGGCGAAAAGCCCAGGCGGTTGCTGGGCACCTCATCCTTGGTGTCGTGCGGATGCGGCGCGACCAGTTGCTGGATGTGCGGGTAGCGACGCCCCGTCAGGTTGTTGTACAACACGGCGCAAGCGACCAGCACGGCGGAATTGAACAGCACGGTGATGAAGACGAATTCGAAGCCGGCCGCATGCACGCTGGCGCCGCCAACCACCGTGGTCAGCGCCACGGCGCCGCCCGGCGGATGCAAACAGCGCAGGGCAAACATGGCGCCGATGGCCAGGCAGGCGGCCAGCGCCGCCACGCCCACGCTGGGGCCCAGCCATTTCACGCAGGCCATGCCGACCAGGCCGGAGACGACATTGCCGCCCACCACGGACCACGGTTGCGCCAGCGGGCTGGCCGGCAGGCAGAACAGCAGGACGGCCGAGGCGCCCATGGGTGCGATCAGGTAGACGCTGGCGCTGTCGGGGGCCAGCAGGAAATGGCAGATCAGGCCCGTCAGCAGCAAGCCGCAGATGGCGCCCGCGCAGGCGCGTAATTGTTCGCGGCGGCTGCCGTTGTTCGGTTGCGGCAGCCAGCGTGCCAGGAAAGAAGTCGTCATGAGGGAGGGCGCGTTCGGGCCGCGTTGCTCAGTGTGAGCCCCATATTATCCCATGCGTTCCATTTCGCTGCCTGCGGGCATTAATCCTCGGCGCAGACGGCCTGCAAGCCATGCTGCGCCAGCAAGTTCTTGGCGGCCTCGACGCTGGACGGCTCCGGCTGGCTGCTGGCGCAGGCATAGATGTCATTGAGGACCGTCTCAGCATCCTTGTGCGTGACGGCGGCCATCAGCTCGGCCAGGTTGCGGTCGGAAAAGTGGTCATACAGCAGGGCCAGCACGGCGAAATACGCCGTGTCTGGCATGCCGCCGGGATAGGCGCTGCGCAGCATGCGCGCGGCGCCGGACAAAATCGGGGGCAGGGTATCTGGCGTGCTCAAGCGGCTTCTCCTTGGCGGTGCTTATACGTTTTCCGCATAAGCACACTGCAATTAAATGGTGGATATTTCCTACAAGCAGGCATATTCTAGACAATCACGCCCGCTGGCAGTTGTTCAGCTGGCCTTACGATTTCTCTCAGGAGCCCCGCATGCGCGTTTCCCTTTTCCTTGCCAGCCTGCTGCTTGCCGGCACCGCCGTTGCCGCCGCCCCCACACCGGGCAACCCTGTCGCCACGCCGCATTTGCCGTACAACGCGGCGGCCGACGCCAAGGCCGACGTGGCGCGCGCGCTGGCCGAGGCCAAGACGGCGCACGTACCTGTCTTGCTGATCTTTGGCGCGAACTGGTGCGAGGATTGCCGCGCGCTCGACAGGGCTTTGAAGGAAGGCAAGAACGCCGAGTTGATGCAACAGCAGTTCAAGGTCGTCAAGGTCGACGTGGGTAACTTCGACCATAACCTCGATGTGGCGCAAGCCTATGGCAATCCGCTCAAGAAAGGCATCCCCGCTGCCGTGCTCGTATCGAGCGACAACAACCAGGTGCTGTACGCCACCAAGGGCGGCGAACTGGCAAATGCCCGCCGCATGAGCGAAAGCGGCATTTATGATTTCTTCAAGCAAGCGGCGAGCGTGAAGTCACCTGCCCTGTAATTTCCTTAAAACTCTTCCCACGCATCGCTGGCCGGCACTTTCGGGCGGGACGGCGTGGGCAGCATGGGCTTGTGCGCCGGCGACTGCGGTGCCACATGCCCGCTTTCTTCCAGCTTGAAGACGCTGACCACCTGCGCCAGCCGCCCAGCCTGATCCTGCAGGGATTGGGCTGCTGCCGCCGCTTCTTCCACCAGGGCCGCGTTTTGCTGGGTGGCGTCATCCATCTGCGTGACAGTGGCATTGACCTGCGCGATGCCCTGGCTTTGCTCCTGGCTGGCCGAGGCGATTTCGCCCATCAGGTCGGCGACTCTCTGGACGGAGACGACGATGTCCTGCATGGTGGCGCCGGCCGAGTCGACCAGCTTGCTGCCCGCTTCCACCTTGCTGCCCGAGTCGACGATCAAGTCCTTGATTTCCTTGGCCGCCTGGCTTGACCTCTGCGCCAGGTTGCGCACCTCAGTCGCCACCACGGCAAAGCCGCGGCCCTGTTCACCCGCGCGGGCCGCCTCGACCGCCGCATTCAGCGCCAGGATATTGGTTTGAAAGGCAATGCCGTCGATCACGCCGATAATGTCGGCGATCTTGCGTGAACTTTCCGTAATCGCGCCCATCGTCTGCACGACTTGCCCGACCACTTCGCCGCCCTTGACGGCGTGGCTTGAAGCCGACACCACCAGCTGATTGGCCTGGCGCGCATTGTCCGCGTTCTGTTTCACCGTCGACGTCAGTTCTTCCATGGCTGCCGCTGTTTCTTCCAGGCTCGACGCCTGGGCTTCCGTGCGCGCCGACAGGTCCAGGTTGCCCGACGCGATCTGGCTCGATGCGCTGGCAATGGCCCCGGTACTGTCGCGAACTTCGCGTATCGTCACATTCAGCGATGCGACGAAGCGGTTGAAGGCGGCGGCCAGCGCACCGACCTCGTCTTCCGATTCGACAGGCATGCGGCGGCTCAGGTCGCCATTCCCGCTGGCGATCTCGCTGAGCATGTCGGCCGCCCGCGCGACGGGGGCGGCGATGGCGCGGCTGATGACATAAATGATGAGCAGGGCGATGCCGCCACCGACCAGGCCGGCGATCAGGGCGGCGATCAGGGCCGATCGCGTCACATTGCCCAGCACTTCCGCTTCCGGTACTTCAGCCATCACATACAGATTCAATTCCGGCACGAAGGAAGCGGCGACGAACTGGCGTCCCGCGGGCGCGTCATAGATGGCGTACGCGTACTTGTTGCCCGTCAACAGGCTCTGGCTCAGGGTATCGCTAAAGCCCGGTAAATCCTTGAGTTGATGCTTGCCATCGGCCAGGGCCGTGTCACGGTGCACCAGCAGCACGCCGTTGGCGCGCGCCAGGTAGACATGGCCCGTCTGGCCGATCTTGTAGCTGCGGATAGTGTCGGCCAGCGCATTGATGGACAGGCCCAGTCCGGCCGCGATCTGCTTGCCGCCCGCCGTCTGGCCACGCGCATTCAGGTACAACATCAGGTCGCTGGAGTTTTCCGCCTTGTCGATGTCGAGCGTATAGGCCTTGTCGCCGGCCAGCAAGCCATAAAACCACTGGTCGGCCGCCTGGTTCTTGTCCAAGGTGCGCAGCAAGCCGTCCGTGGTGAAGTATTTGCCCGTGCTGGCGGAAGCCCAGTTGATCGAGGCCGCCTTGTTCTTTTCCTTGACCACGCTGGCGTAGCGCTGGAAGGTGGCGATGCCGCTGTCGGGCAAGCCTGCGTCTTCCCAGTCTTGCAGGTAGACATCGTTGGCCATGGTCTGCACCACGGACAGCGGCTGGCTGATCTGGCGCAGCACGTCGTTGCGGATCTCGCCCACTTGCGCCGGCAATTCCTGGCTGACGACGCGCTCGCGCACGTAGTCGCTGCTCATGCGCACGCTGAGGAAGGACGAGATCGCCATGAAGAGCAGCAGGCACAAGCCCATGCTGAACAGGAGTTTTTTCTGGATGGAGAGGCGGCGGAGCAGAGACATGGAAGACCTTGGATGGTGGCCTGCACAAGGTGCAGAAAAGCGGGCAGACAAGCGGACAGTATACCGGCCGCGCTGCGCGTCCCGCCGCACCATTGCTGCTTTTTGTTCATTTATGTTGCATTGCAGCAACGTGATTTTCCACGTCCGCCTGGCGTGGATGGAAAACGCTTCAGGCAGGCAAGCCGTGGGCGATCAATTCCAGCGGCAATTCCGTGCTGCATTTGATCTGTTCCATGGAAAAGGCGGAGGACACGCCCGTCAGCTGCACGGCCTTGATGAGCTTTTTGTAGAAGGTATCGTAGCCCTTGATGTCGGTGGTGACGACTTTCAGCAGGTAGTCGATATCGCCGCTCATGCGGTGGAATTCCTGTACTTCCGGCAAGACGATGACGGCGGCGGCAAAGCGGCGCAGCCATTTCTCATCGTGCTGGCCCGTGCGCACGCTGACGAAGACGGTCACGGGCAACCCCACTTTTTGCCGGTTGACGATGGCCACGCGGCTCTCGATATAACCCTCTTCCTCCAGGCGCTTGACCCGTTTCCAGCATGGCGTGCTGGACAGGCCGATCTTTTCGCTGAGGGCGGCGATCGACAGGGTACCGTCCTGCTGCAGGGCTGCGAGGATGGCGCAGTCGAATTTGTCGAGCGAGGTGTTTGGTGAATTCATTTTCTTATTCAGGTTTTTATGGCATGAACATGCTGCATGATACCGTAGTTGCAGTGTCTTTTGGCATATCTTCACGGTTGGGTGCCGGTAGACTGTTCATACGTTCCAGCCGTAGGTGCTGCCCCTTTATTTATAGAATCCCCAGACTGCCATCATGAAAGAAATCTACCTCGACAGCAATGCCACCACCTGCGTGCTGCCCGCCGCCGTTGCCGCCGCCCGGCAAGCGATGGAGCAGGGCTATGGCAATCCCAGCAGCACCCATGCCACGGGATTGCAGGCCAAGGCCATGATGGATGGCGTGCGCCGGCGCGCCAGCGGCTTGCTGGGCGTGGGCGACGGCCGGTTGATGTTCAATAGCGGCGCCACCGAAGGTATCCAGACGGCCGTGCTGTCCGCCCTGTGCGCGCTGCGCGAACGGCGCGATGCGGGCAAGCGCATCGGCAGCCTGCTGCTGTATGGCGCGACCGAGCACAAGGCCGTGCCGGAAAGCCTGGCGCACTGGAACCGCTTATTGGGCCTGAACCTGGAAGTGCGCAAGCTGCCTGTCGATGCGCAAGGGCGCCACGATCTGCAGGCCCTGGGCGCGCTGATCGGCGACGCGGCCATGCTGTGCACGATGGCGGCGAATAATGAAACGGGCGTCGTCAGCGATTTGTCCGCCATCGCCCAGTTGCTGCAGGAACGCGGCGCCGACGCCTACTGGATGGTCGATTGCGTGCAGGCGCTGGGCAAGCTGAAACTGAACCTGGCCGCCACGCGCATCGACTACGCGCCGTTTTCCGGCCACAAGCTGTATGCGCCCAAGGGCATCGGCATGCTGTACGTGCGCGCCGGCGCGCCGTTTACGCCCCTGATGATGGGCGGCGGCCAGGAAGGTGGCCTGCGCTCGGGCACGGAAAACATGGCCGGCATCGCCGCGCTGGGCGCCGTGCTGGCCGCGCTCGACGATGGCAAGACCTTCCGCAGCCACGCCGACCTGGCCGCTTTCCGCGAGCAGCTGGTGGCCAGCCTGGAACGGGCGTTTCCCGGCATCGTTTTCAATATGCCGTTCGACTTGTCCTTGTCGACGACGCTCAATTTTTCCGTGCCGGGCCTGTCCTCAAAAGAGCTGCTGGACCTGTTCGACGCGGCGCGCGTGCGCGTCAGTTCGGGCAGCGCCTGTTCCGCCGCCAAGGCGCTCCCCAGCTATGTCCTCGAAGCGATGCATGTGCCGCAATGGCGCGCCAGCTCGGCCATCCGTCTGTCGTTCGGCCCCCTGATCGACGCGGCGACGATTGCCGCTGCCTGCGCGCGCATCGAGCGCTGTGGCGAGGCCCTGCGCAGCAGCTGTCTGCTGCCGTCGGCGCTGGCGCCATCGCCGCAGGACGGCGCGCAGGACGGCATAATCCAGCTGGGCGTGGATGGCCAGTGCACCTGGCTGATCAGCGACGCTGCCAGCGCCAGTTGTGTCGTCATCGATCCGGTCGCCGCGCTCGTGCCGCGCCTGGCCGCCTTCATCCGCTGCCAGCAGCTGGCCTTGCGCGCCATCGTGCACACGGCGCCGCCAGCCGACCATGGCGTGGCGCGCCTGGCATTGCTGCAGGAACTCGCCATCGAGCAGGTGGGCCGCATCGATATCGACGGTGAGCTGGCACTGGGCCAGCAGCGCCTGCGCCGCGTCGAGTGTGGTGAAAACCATGTGTACCTGCTCGATCAGCGCTTCGCCTTCATCGGCAACCTGGCGCCCGAGGCGCTGGTGCCCCTGCTGGATGCGGCGCTGCTGACGCAAGGCACCGTGCTGTGCGCATCAGGCGACGACGGCAGCATTTGCGGCACCGTGTGCAGCGTGCAGGAAGGTATCGTGCCTGCCGCCGAACTGCAGCTCGATGCGGCCGCCTTGCCCGCCTTCCTGCGCCAGCATCCCGACGCCATCCTTGTCGATGTGCGCGAAGCGTATGAACACGCGGCTTGCGCCGGCACGGTATTCGAGGGCTGCGCCGTGCACAGCGTGCCGCTGAGCCGCCTGGCGGGCCAGGTAGCCGCGTGGCTGCAGCAGCCGCAGCGCCCGCTGGTCTTTTTCTGCCGCAGCGGCAACCGCAGCGCGCGCGCCGCTGCCTGCCTGCGCCGCCTCGGTCACGGCGCGGCATGGCAACTCAACGGCGGCATGGCGATGGCGGAGGCGACACGCCATCCGCTGGCCATCGCTGCCTGAGCGGCTTGAACTTTCTTCCGTGAAATATTGCACCGTGCCATCATTGGCACGGTGCTGGTACTCATTTCCCTCTGTTCATTTCCTCCAGGAATTTTTCTCCCGTTTTACTCGTTGATTTCTTTGCCGGCACGCCCCTAAAGCGCCGGGTATGTACGCTAGCGCACGGTCTTGCGCACAGGGCGCCCCTACGATGAAGTTCAGAAAATCTCCCTATACCCTGAGATTCGTCGCAACGCTCCGGCGCTTCGCTTTCCGTCTTCGCCAGTGTCCGATCGTGTTCTTCAGACTGGGCCAGCGTGACGGCGGCCGCTGGCTGCCTGCGCGCACCTAGCGAGGCCAAGTTGAAAGAGTACACAGCAGTTGTCACGCAGCAGATCAAGGAACAGGTTTCCAAAGTCAGGGAAATCTTCCGCGACCATTCCCTCGCACCGGACACCTTCGACGCCGCGCGCGACGACGCCTTGCCCCTGCGTTCCGAATTATTCAGCGCCATCCAGATGGCCGCCCACGGCAAGCACGTGGCCGCCGGCCATGCGGTAGGTCGGCATCATGGCCGCGACCGCCTGCTGGCGCGCCTGGCCGACAATGCGGCCCTGATCACGGCTACCGTCAACGAGCTGACGGCCACGGTGAAAAGCGGGCGCCAGGTCACGCCCGCCTCGGAATGGCTGCTCGATAATTTTTACCTGATCGAAGAGCAGATCCGCACCACGCGGCGGCATTTGCCGAAGAACTACAGCAAGGAGCTGCCACGGCTGACCTCTGGGGCGGATGCTGGCTGTCCGCGCGTGTACAAGATCGCGCTGGAAATCATCTCGCATGGCGATGGCCGCGTCGACCTGGAAAACCTGTGCCACTTCGTCGAGGCTTACCAGGACGTGGCCACCTTGACCCTGGGCGAGCTGTGGGCCGTGCCCATCATGCTGCGCCTGGCCCTGATCGAAAACCTGCGCCGCGTCGCCGTACGCGTGGCCGATGACCGCATGCAGCGCGACCTGGCCAATACCTGGGCCGACCAGATGACGGAGATCGCCGAGCGCAATCCCAGCGGCTTGATACTGCTGGTGGCAGACATGGCACGTTCGAATCCGCCGATGACCAGCGCCTTCGTGGCCGAATTGTCGCGCCGCCTGCAGGGACAGAGTTCCTCGCTGACCCTGGCGCTATCGTGGCTGACGCACAAGCTGGCCGAGTCGGGCCTCACCATCGAGCAGCAGATCCAGTCCGAGATCGGGCAGCAGGCGGCCGACCAGGTGTCGATCGCCAACAGCATCGGCAGCCTGCGTTTTCTCGGCACCATGGATTGGCAGGAATTCGTCGAAACCATGAGCGTGGTCGAGCAGACCCTGCGCCTGGACCCGGCCGGCACATATGGCTTGATGGATTTCGCCACGCGCGACAGCTACCGCCACGCCATCGAGCGCATCGCCAGGCGCAGCGCGCGCAGCGAAGTGGAGGTGGCCGAGATGGTGGTGCAACTGGCGCACACGCACGGCAACGGCAATGACGCGCGCCGCGGCCACATCGGCTTTTACCTGGTGGGGCGCGGCGTGCTGGTGCTGGAAAAGCAGGCCGGCGCCAGACTGCCTTTCATCGAGGCGCTGCAGCATACGGCGCGCGCCGCGCCGCTGGCCGTCTACCTGGGCGCGATCTCGTTCCTGACCCTGGCGACGAGCGCCTTGCTGCTCGAGCGCGCCGTGCGCCATGGCGTGCAGGGCTGGCCCCTGGCGGCGCTGGGCGCGCTGGCGCTGCTGGGCAGCAGCCAGCTGGCCGTGGCCGTGGTGAACTGGCTGGCGACCCTGATGACGTCGCCGCACCCGCTGCCGCGCATGGATTACCAGGCCGGCATTCCATCGGATGCGCGCGGCATGGTCGTGGTGCCGACCCTGATCTACAGCGAGGAAAACGTGGCGGCCCTGTGCGAGGCGCTGGAAGTGCGTTATCTCGCCAACCGCGATCCGAATTTGCGCTTTTGCCTGCTGACCGACTTCGTCGACGCGGAAGCGCAAACGATGCCGGGCGACGAAGCCTTGCTGCGCCAGGCGCAGGAGACCATCCGTGGCTTGAACGAGAAATACCGCGTGGAGGGCGTGGCGGCCAAGGAAAACGGCGACCCGGCCGACCCGGAACAGCTGGGCCAGGTGGGACCGTTCCTGCTGCTGCACCGTCCGCGCCTGTGGAATTCGCAGCAGAATGCGTGGATGGGGCAGGAGCGCAAGCGCGGTAAATTGTCCGACCTGCACGCATTTTTGCGGGGCGGCGCGCGCGACAAATTCTCGCTGGTGGAAGGCGAGTTGCGCGGCCTGCGCACGATCAAATACGTGATCACGCTCGACACGGATACGCAGCTGCCGCGCGACGCGGCGCGCGAATTCATCGCCACCATGATGCACCCGCTGAACCGTCCCGTGCTGGACGCGGCCGGCACGCGCGTGGTGGCCGGCTACGGCATCTTGCAGCCGCGCGTGGCCGTGGCGCTGCCCAGCGCCAACGCCTCGCGCTACGAGCTGCTGTGCGGCGGCGAGCCGGGCATCGACCCCTACACGCGCACCGTCTCCGACCTGTACCAGGACGTGTTCTATGAAGGCTCTTTCATCGGCAAAGGCATCTATGACCTCGACATGTTCGAGCGCGTGCTGGGCCAGCGCCTGCCCGACAATAAAATCCTCAGCCACGATTTGCTGGAAGGCTGCTACCTGCGCGCCGGCTTGCTGAGCGACTCGCAGCTGTACGAGGAATATCCGGCCCGCTACGACGCCGACGTGAGCCGCCGCCAGCGCTGGATACGCGGCGACTGGCAGCTGATCGGCTGGCTGCTGGGCCGGGTGCCGGGCCGCGCCGGCAAGCGCGAACGCAATCCTTTGTCGATGCTGTCGCGCTGGAAGCTGTTCGACAACCTGCGCCGCAGTGTCGTGGCGCCGGCCACCACCTTGTCGCTGCTGCTGGCGTGGGGCTTCCTGCCGCAGGTGGCATTCTGGAGCGCGGCCGTGCTGGCCATCATCTTCCTGCCGCCCGTGTTTTCGGCCCTGTACGATTTGCTGCGCAAACCGCGCGACACCCTGTGGCGCCAGCACCTGGCCGCCTTCGAGCGGCGCTGCGGTGTGCAGTTTTCGCACGCCATGCTGACCCTCGTCTTCCTGCCGTATGAAGCGTGGATCAGCCTGGACGCCATCGTGCGCACCCTGTGGCGCCTGGGCGTGTCGCACAAGCACTTGCTCGACTGGCGCGCTTCGAATCTACATGTATCGTCGGGTTCGCAGGCCGACAGCTGGCGCGCCATGTGGTGCTCGCCCGCGCTGGCGCTGGCCGCCTTCGGCGCCTTGCTCTACTGGCGCCCCGAGGCCTTGCCCGCCGCCGCCGTGGTGCTGCTGCTGTGGCTGGCCGCACCCGCCATCGCCTGGTGGATCAGCCGCCCCATCGAGCGTGCCGTGGCGCGCCTGTCGGCCGAGCAGGGACGCTTCCTGCATGGCGTGGCGCGCAAGACCTGGGCCTATTTCGATACCTTCGTCGGGCCGGACGACCACTGGCTGCCGCCCGATAACATGCAGGAGCATCCGAACCTGGTGGTGGCGCACCGCACCTCGCCGACGAATATCGGCCTGGCGCTGCTGGCCAATTTGACGGCCTACGATTTCGGCTATCTCACCCTGGGCCAGTTGATCGAGCGCAGCCGCGCCACCCTGCACAGCATGGGTGAGCTGGAACGTTTCCAGGGCCACTTCTATAACTGGTACGACACGCAGACCCTGAAGGCGCTGCAGCCGATGTACATCTCGACGGTCGACAGCGGCAACCTGGCCGGCCATCTGCTGACCTTGCAGCCGGGACTGGTGGAACTGTATGACGCCCCGATCATCGGCGCGCAGGTGGTGCAGGGCATCCGCACGACGGCGCAAGTGCTGCAGGAATTCATCGCCGCCGAAGGCGAGGGCAAGGCCATGCGCGAGAGCATGAGCCTGCTGCAGGCGCAGGCCGCGCCCGCCAGCCTGGCCGAATGGCATGCCTATCTCGCCGCCGCGAATGGCGCCGCCGACGCGCTGCTGTCGCTGACCTTGCAAAGCGAGGATGGCGAGCTGTCCATGTGGAGCGGTGCGCTGGCGCGCCAGTGCCGCGCGGCGCTGGCCGAGTTGCTGCAGCTGGCGCCATGGGCGGCGCAGGCGGGCGTCGATCCTGCGTGGCTGCGCGTGCCGACCCTGCGCGAACTGGCCAACCTGGAAACGCCGGAAGGCACGCCTTC
This genomic interval carries:
- a CDS encoding methyl-accepting chemotaxis protein, which codes for MSLLRRLSIQKKLLFSMGLCLLLFMAISSFLSVRMSSDYVRERVVSQELPAQVGEIRNDVLRQISQPLSVVQTMANDVYLQDWEDAGLPDSGIATFQRYASVVKEKNKAASINWASASTGKYFTTDGLLRTLDKNQAADQWFYGLLAGDKAYTLDIDKAENSSDLMLYLNARGQTAGGKQIAAGLGLSINALADTIRSYKIGQTGHVYLARANGVLLVHRDTALADGKHQLKDLPGFSDTLSQSLLTGNKYAYAIYDAPAGRQFVAASFVPELNLYVMAEVPEAEVLGNVTRSALIAALIAGLVGGGIALLIIYVISRAIAAPVARAADMLSEIASGNGDLSRRMPVESEDEVGALAAAFNRFVASLNVTIREVRDSTGAIASASSQIASGNLDLSARTEAQASSLEETAAAMEELTSTVKQNADNARQANQLVVSASSHAVKGGEVVGQVVQTMGAITESSRKIADIIGVIDGIAFQTNILALNAAVEAARAGEQGRGFAVVATEVRNLAQRSSQAAKEIKDLIVDSGSKVEAGSKLVDSAGATMQDIVVSVQRVADLMGEIASASQEQSQGIAQVNATVTQMDDATQQNAALVEEAAAAAQSLQDQAGRLAQVVSVFKLEESGHVAPQSPAHKPMLPTPSRPKVPASDAWEEF
- a CDS encoding HPP family protein, with the translated sequence MTTSFLARWLPQPNNGSRREQLRACAGAICGLLLTGLICHFLLAPDSASVYLIAPMGASAVLLFCLPASPLAQPWSVVGGNVVSGLVGMACVKWLGPSVGVAALAACLAIGAMFALRCLHPPGGAVALTTVVGGASVHAAGFEFVFITVLFNSAVLVACAVLYNNLTGRRYPHIQQLVAPHPHDTKDEVPSNRLGFSPDDLDAVLRQHSEVLDISRDDLQAIFLQTEMRAYQRRFGVVTCADIMSKDVLSVEFGTPLDVAWRTMREHQVGALPVLNRARRVIGIITQTDFLRHGGLDDYQGMRQRLRGLLQRSGLSHSDKPEVVGQLMTPSPHTARLGTPIIDLVPLMADAGYHHIPILDDEERLAGIISQSDLMAALYESRFAEAVA
- a CDS encoding Lrp/AsnC family transcriptional regulator, producing MNSPNTSLDKFDCAILAALQQDGTLSIAALSEKIGLSSTPCWKRVKRLEEEGYIESRVAIVNRQKVGLPVTVFVSVRTGQHDEKWLRRFAAAVIVLPEVQEFHRMSGDIDYLLKVVTTDIKGYDTFYKKLIKAVQLTGVSSAFSMEQIKCSTELPLELIAHGLPA
- a CDS encoding M48 family metallopeptidase, producing MTPFQALLAGPDGGSAGTVVSAHFFGSQLAIDAPDSTVDVTQLVVSVGGVDGPELFLNWLDGQGRQASLKPLTADDIATVLREAPAALQPQLQRLWGERQRNRRQVSGWLAGLTGATIIAAALLWWQGGHAAGALAGWIPLSTEKQLGELALAQVRAQGGISESGVAQQTVQEIGRKLTAGSRYQYRWLVKQDDTVNAFAMPGGIIVVHTGLLRQAADPGELAGVLAHEVQHVEQRHSLRQMISSLGWGALVGVTIGDISAVAAMLAHQAGTLYFSRDMEEEADRLGLLALQRAQIRPDGMLRFFQKLDDKDKASVPGWISSHPQTAARAQQIRSLIAATPCPACVPLNSQHWQAMKAVVAPADK
- a CDS encoding DUF3349 domain-containing protein, with translation MSTPDTLPPILSGAARMLRSAYPGGMPDTAYFAVLALLYDHFSDRNLAELMAAVTHKDAETVLNDIYACASSQPEPSSVEAAKNLLAQHGLQAVCAED
- a CDS encoding thioredoxin family protein, encoding MRVSLFLASLLLAGTAVAAAPTPGNPVATPHLPYNAAADAKADVARALAEAKTAHVPVLLIFGANWCEDCRALDRALKEGKNAELMQQQFKVVKVDVGNFDHNLDVAQAYGNPLKKGIPAAVLVSSDNNQVLYATKGGELANARRMSESGIYDFFKQAASVKSPAL
- a CDS encoding aminotransferase class V-fold PLP-dependent enzyme, with amino-acid sequence MKEIYLDSNATTCVLPAAVAAARQAMEQGYGNPSSTHATGLQAKAMMDGVRRRASGLLGVGDGRLMFNSGATEGIQTAVLSALCALRERRDAGKRIGSLLLYGATEHKAVPESLAHWNRLLGLNLEVRKLPVDAQGRHDLQALGALIGDAAMLCTMAANNETGVVSDLSAIAQLLQERGADAYWMVDCVQALGKLKLNLAATRIDYAPFSGHKLYAPKGIGMLYVRAGAPFTPLMMGGGQEGGLRSGTENMAGIAALGAVLAALDDGKTFRSHADLAAFREQLVASLERAFPGIVFNMPFDLSLSTTLNFSVPGLSSKELLDLFDAARVRVSSGSACSAAKALPSYVLEAMHVPQWRASSAIRLSFGPLIDAATIAAACARIERCGEALRSSCLLPSALAPSPQDGAQDGIIQLGVDGQCTWLISDAASASCVVIDPVAALVPRLAAFIRCQQLALRAIVHTAPPADHGVARLALLQELAIEQVGRIDIDGELALGQQRLRRVECGENHVYLLDQRFAFIGNLAPEALVPLLDAALLTQGTVLCASGDDGSICGTVCSVQEGIVPAAELQLDAAALPAFLRQHPDAILVDVREAYEHAACAGTVFEGCAVHSVPLSRLAGQVAAWLQQPQRPLVFFCRSGNRSARAAACLRRLGHGAAWQLNGGMAMAEATRHPLAIAA